The sequence TACATCATGGTTGCACAATCTAGGAAATAATTTTGTTACGAGTCAGCATCTTTCTGACATAGATTGGGTGCTAATATACTACAGTGCTAATGTCAAGGCCTGCCTTTATTCTAGGGGTAGGGAGGGAGTTACATGTGTACATTACATTTGTAAATTATATCTGTTGTGAAACtgcaaaattacattttttcaaATGATGTTAAAGTGCTTTGGCACAaactttataaatgttttttaataatactttttgtaacatttttaatGCTCAGTTTTTATtatgttcattattttttacctCGCAAAGCCTTTTTTCCGGTCACAATTGAAGGTGAAAAAACCCATACATTCAAGTTAATACTGTAGCTGCATGTTTACAaaactctggacactattggtaattactcaaaataattgttcccataaaaacttacttggtgacgagcaatggagattgttcgcataaaaacttacttggtgacgagcaatggagagctgttgatacatgtagtacaaaacatatgtgagaaatgactctctgaagtaatgtaggttatgagaaagaagtaatttgaaactcaaatatttgaatttaattagAGACCTCGTGCGAAAAGGGTGCgacaaactttttttcttcattattctttcgcaactttgacgaccaaatgaATTCagatttttacaggttttttgtagttgacactggtctttgataactaCAAAAGATGTCCTTGCCTTCAAGTAACTTTTGCTTGACCAAATTAATCATTTTTTATATTGCATGAGAAATTCATTGTGGAGTTTAAATGGCAGTTTTAAGGTATTGTTTACCTACAGTTCAAGAAATTatttttgaaggcagtggacattatgggtaattactcaaaataattatcagcatgaaaccttacttggtaacgagttatggggagagttttatagtataaaacactgtgagaatcagttccctctgaagtggagtagttttcaagaacaaagttattttccgcaaatttgattttgagacctcagattaagaaattgaggtctcaaaatcaagcatcagaaagcacacaactgaccgattgagctcaaattttcacaggtttcttcttttatgcatatgttgagatacagcaagtgcgacgactggtctttgacaattaccaatagtgtccactgtctttaaagtgatTTATTATGCCAGTGTATTTgcatgatttgttttcaaaaggttGATATGATTCATTGTTTAGAGTATAATTAGCAAATTAATACAGTTTAatgccttgataaaaatagcacaattattgttgtgttttaaatgaGCAAGACATCCAAAtcaaaatatgcattttataccaaCTGTTGTCCAAAACGATCATAACTAAGgttaacaaatattaataagggaatcaatgtgtggtgacgagatttcaactagtggtttaaacccaacgaggcctggttcttgataattttaccgagatgaaggtaaattatcaagacccaggcctcggcgggtgtaaaccattagttgaaaactgattcaacacactttgattcccattcaaataccttttgggtcaaaaaacataaacacttttggtcaaaaagtaaaatagatgcaaaaactataatttttcaatgatttctttcaacacaaccctcaagctatgaaatggttaggccctccgccgccctcgggttaACAACTCATTATAAGGGAACGCTGTGCACGTTGCGCGTATCGTGttatgtggcacaactgttccagcggttgctctcgaccaataggaatgaagaaactgtcttataagcacaggtgcaaactcTGGTGTTATGCCCATGttccaacactttttactggtcataaacaaaggtttatacacacccacgtgatgcgctctccaccaataggaatagcgaaactgtcttgaGTTATTTATGAATGTCATTTATGGCAATACCACAAGAGAAAAAAATACTCATTGCAAAGCAATTGTTATGTATTATCTTTTGTGTGCCAATGAGAAAAATAATAACATCTACATGGAGAGTTCCTTAATACATTTCCAGAGAAACTTAACTTTTCATACTTAATGGGCATTTGAACTTTCAGACAATTTCTGTTCTGTGTTACAAAGAAATTGTAATAAAACCCAATAATAAGCCTGAAAAGGTGTTTGTTATGTAAATTATGCCAATATTTAATACAACCAGAACTTGCCTCGGGCATTATTTTAAGATTGAGAATGAATAAAGTGTAAATGATGTTTCAATAAAAAGTGGCTTCTTGTGTGCAAGTTATTTTGCTGTGTGGAATAAACAGAGTAAACTTGCTAATCAGTCTTCATCGGAAATAGTGCTCGACTTCACAAAGCACCAAGATTCATTTTAAGACGAGTTGTCAATAGTGACTTGTATAATGAAGATTGATACAAGTCAGTCTTCATCGGAAATAGTGCTCGGTTTCACAAAGCACCAAGATTCattttaagatgagttgtcaatagcGACTTGTATAACGAAGATTGATACAGTTGAGATAAtttgtttactctttgtgaaatcaagcccatggttttattattatttcttggaCAAAAGTCATAacactattaaaggcactggacactattactcaaataaatttttagcaaaaaattacttggtaatgtgcaatagagagctgttgacagtataaaacattgtgtgaaacagctccttctgaagtaacgtagtttttgagaaaagtaacttctcacaaaaatatttgaatttaagcatctggaagcacgtTTATGTTTGcacatgttgaggtacaccaagtgagaagactggtctttgacaattaccaatagtgtctagcgCCTTTAAAGGTTGCACTTTTCgcagttttaaaaacatgcaCTTTGCTCCATAAAGGGTGAAAGTTCAATGAATGAATGACTTTAGATAAACCACAACAGCAAACAATCTGGCTTCTAAATCATTTCAAAGGTTATATTTCAagaagatctgggcccaatttcttcaagcctgtaagcacaaacatgtGCTTAACACgaattttcttccttgataaaaacaggattaccaaccactTTTCCATTTGTTTCACATTGTGTGTGAGAAATATTGttactgttgtttgcttatcctgaaaatcacatggaaatgtGGTGGCAATGGTttttttatcaagtaagaaatgtcatgctaagcaaattttcgtgcttacaggctttatgaaactgggccctggatTGAGCACAATTGTCTTTTTGCCAGGTGTTTGGGGAAAGGGTCACTTAACAATACAAAGTAAGATGAAATGGAAACAAgcagttattttgtatataatttgttttattaataacaAACATGATGAGGTTTTTAATGGAATAAGTTGATTGTTctggttaacttttttttctaaaataatTAGAGCGTTTATACTGGTACATGATACAAAACCAAAGTGTTTTCATTGTAACTGTGAAGTTTCTTTTCTTGAATGAATATTACATGACTCCGTTTACTTGGTGATATAAATTAAGTCTTAGTTTTGATAAAAGTGtcagaattttttattttacttttcttttttcaaattaaagatATACTATTTGGCTTTCTTGGTCTAGATTACATTGAGTTCATATTGTTTTGCAGTTGTTGACAAAAAGCCGTAAATATAGGCTTCGTAAATTACGAGTaagaattttttctttttattattatatcgcaactatgacaaccaattgagctcaaactttcacaggtttgttattttgtagtGTCCAAGGCCTTTAAAAAAGCTGTCCAATTGTAGGCTAAAAATAAATGCGCAGGTTACTTTGAGACATGATATCCCATTGGTAAAAAGTGCCATTAAAAAAGGCTTCCAAATAAGTTTCTTGAAATTTTTGTATCATAAATAATTATGGTATTAGAAAATACTTCTGATGTTTAGGATAACATGATTTTACGTCAAGTGTCATAACTTAACTGTTTTTTAACATAATGTTTTTTCCTTGAAAAAATGTTTTAGAAGTAAGAGAATATCTTTCCCTGTTTTTGATAAACATTAAGCAacagttttaaagtttttatttaaaaacataattttttttttaacttttttatatTCATTCTTTATAAACTACTGGCAAGTTGATGGTTCCATACATAATTATAATCCAATAGCAATTTAGTATCTACTCCAGTTGTTGATGAATTAACTCACACGATTTCTGTTTCTGAGTTACAATTGGATCCTAAAAATATATGTCTACTGTTCCACTACATCCCCAAAAATATATTGGGGACGATAACAACAATTTTGCAAATTAGATCCTTACATTATTTTTGTATCTTGCCCAAATTGTTGAATCTTTAAGTTTTCTTGAAGTTTTCAGAAAAAGAGTTGTTTCAGTCACTCTTGGCTCTATGGTGTGAAGGAAGGAACATGTTATTTGAAATATTAGCTGATCAACAACAGTTCTTTGTAATTAATAATATGAACTCTACCTGCACTCCCAGTCAAGTGCTTCCCAACTTAATCTCAATAACTGGAACATTCTTTGTAGAATGAATTAAAGCATGGTTGCCTCGAGGGAGAGGAAAAAGTACAATATACAAAGACCAAAGAGCACCGACAGGCAGTCCATGAATTCTGGTGCAGTGTTGGTCCCTGTCTGATGAGAAGCAGGTCTCTGCTGGCTGGTCTCTTGGCTACTTCTTGCTAGTTGATAACCTAGTGTTCTGATAGGGAAGCTGGTGTTGTCTGTAGATTCATCATATGAATCTTTCGTCTTACTAGCTCCATCTTGGAGTATGTCACAAGATCCATTTTCACCATCTCCCGTAGACTCCATGTTGTCACGAGGATGATCACGGCAAAATTTGTCGAATGGTACCTTATCAAGTAGCTGGTTGATTCTAGCTTCTAAATTACTGAATTTTCTGACCAGTACGCCAATGTCATATTTCACTTCAGAATCTGAATCTTTCCTCTTCTTAGCTCCATCTTGGAGTTTATTGCAAGGTCCATGTTCACCATCTCCCATGGATTCCAACTTACTGCAAGGGCAGTCATGGCTTTCCTTATTAAAGGGTAGCTGCTTAATCAGCTTGGATCTTCCTGCTGGTTGAAGTCTGCTTTCTTCCAAGAGGCCAATATCATCTGTTGATCCATCATTTGAGATTATCTTCTCAGTTACTCCACCTTGGAGTTTATTGCAAGGTCCATGTTCACCATCTCCCATGGATTCCATCTTGCTAGGAGGATAGTCTTGGATTTCCCTATCAAAGGGTACCTGCTCAATCAGCTTGGATCTTCCTGCTGGTTGAAGTCTGCTTTCAACCAAGAGGGCAATATCATCTGTTGATCCATCATTTGAGATTATCTTCTCAGTTACTCCACCTTGGAGTTTATTGCAAGGTCCATGTTCACCATCTCCCATGGATTCCATCTTTCTAGGAGGGTAGTCTTGGCTTTCCTTATCGAAGGGTACCTGCTCAATCAGCTTGGACCTTCCTGCTGGTTGATGTCTGCTCTCATTCAAGAAGCCTGTATCATCTGTTGATCCTGCATCTGAGATTATCTTCTCAGTTACTCCTTCTTTGAGTTTATTACAGGGTCCATGTTCACCATCTCCCATGAATTCCATCTTTCTAGGAGGGTATTCTTGGTTTTCCTTATCAAAGGGTACCTGGTGCTTAATCAACTTTGATCTTCCTGCTGGTTGAAGTCTGCTTTCAACCAAGAGGGCAATATCATTGGTTGATCCATCATCTAAGATTATCTTGGATCTTCCTGCTGGTTGAAGTCTGCTTTCAACCAAGAGGGCAATATCATCTGTTGATCCATCATCTAAGATTATCTGCTTAGATGCTCCATCTTGGAGTTTATTGCAAGGTCCATGTTCACCATCTCCCATGGATTCCATCTTGCTAGGAGGGTAGTCTTGGCTTTCCTTATCAAAGGGTACCTGCTTAATCAACTTTGACCTTACTGCTGGTTGAAGTCTGCTTTCAACCAAGAGGGCAATATCATCTGTTGATCCATCATCTGAGATTATCTCCTTAGTTACTCCATCTTGGAGTTTATTGCAAGGTCCATGTTCACCATCTCCCATGGATTCCATCCTTTCATGAGGATGGTCCTGGCAATCTCTGCCAGATTGGTCATCAGGGGCAGAGTAGAGGGATCTCACACGACCTTTTGTAGCTTCTCTCCTCATCTGAATTATCATCTGCTGGCAAAGATTTCCAAATATTGTCAGATCTAGACTTAACAAGCCTGGGATGTTCTCAAGCTAAATACATCTCATTAAAACAATCCCCATTGAGGgcaaataaaaaatgtgttcCAGCAAAAGTACTCAAGTACTGAAGACTTGTAATTAAGagcaaaatattaaaacaaacattgatgcGAAGAAGATTCAACTTTTCGAAATGATCTATCAGTGACGAGAACCTGAAATAAAATGGGAGCCCCAAAAGTCTTGACCTATGCAAAATAGATCAATGCTCTTTTAATAACACTTACTTTATCATTTTGAGTTGTCATTTCAGGAGTTGAGAGAGCAGTTTTGATGATCGGAGTATCCTTAACATGCTCAAGAGACTCGGCAAATGTTGACTTCATAGCCCCGTTGTCCGATGCATTATTGACCAAAAAGGAAGACAATTTGCCAGCCACCTGTTGGGACTTTGTGACCAGTTCATTAATGTTGGTCAACAGGTCAGCAATTTCACTGACCATGTTAGTAGATTGCATGGTGAAGTCATTAGATTGGCTGAGAGCCAAGTCTTTAGTGATGGTTAAGGTCTTGTTAGCAGATACCACCTCAGGAGACTTGGAATTCTTGACAAGGTCACTAGACTGCACATCGATTTTAGGAGCCAGTTCTTGAGTCTGGTTAACAGAATCTGTAATCTCAGAGATGTAAGTCAGGTTGGACGATTGTGCCGACAGGGTTGCCATGGTGATACTTGGCGCATCCATCTGTTCAGAAGCTATGAAAATATCaagaatgtaatttttaaacatatCTAGCTTTCATTTgttatattaaaatattttggatCACTTATTGTTTTTAGAAACCCTTTTCTATTGATAAAACAACTCTGTCTGAAGTACTTACTGATTGATGAACAATCACTTTCTTCATCATCGGTGTCATTATCGGTGTTATCGGTGTCATCATCGGTGTCATCATCAGTGTCATCATCAGTGTCATCATCCGTGTCATCATCCATAAAGGAAATCATGGATTTCAAAGACTTATTAGCAGCCATGGTAACAAGATGTTCACTGTTATTTTGGTCCAGGATCTTAATGATATCATCCACATCATTATTCTTATCTTGATCCTGATCCTCAACATCCATCTTAGCAATTGACTGTGAAGGATAAGGACAATAATTTTTTGTGTGAGTGACATTTTTGTATGAATCTTTCAAAAGAATGAATGTTTAACCTCCTGACACCACTGATGATTGACAGTTGTACACTTCTCTGTCTGATAATCTTATTGCACAGCATGTTTTTATCTGGTTTCCTAGCCAGTGTCAAAGACGTCAGAATTTTGTTCCACAAAAGATTTAACAAGAAACGGCTTTAAATCTCATGTTTTTGCAAAGCATATTGAATAAATTCAAAAGGAAAACTGACCAGAGcaagatttgaaccaatgaccttcaGATCCAgtgctcttccaactgagctgtctgtagccctatgttggtgcatggtctccctattttttacaatattttttatcaGAAGTGCCATTCAGAAGCTATACAACCATTAAATGATGtgatagccagggatcacacccaagtttatgatacaacctggaaaCTGGCAGTCAGGGAATCACATTATtaagctagatagctcagttggtataggGCGCCgtcacattaaagggaaggtacacgcttggtaattggtcaaagaccagtctgttcACTTGGtgtcccatcatatgcataacatataagcctgtgaaaatttgggctcaatcggtcatcggtgcgagaaaatgattaaagaaaaaacacccttgaatttgtatgctttctgatagaaataaaagacttctagctagaagtcttttattattttagtgagaaattacctctttctcaacaactactcttcttcagagggagtcgtttcccacaatgttttatactatcaacagctctccaatgctcgttacaaagttagtttttaagttaatatttgttttgagtaattaccaaacatgtacctttcctttaataaGGAGGTCATAGGTTCAAATCATAGTCTCgtaaatttctctttttttcatcCCCAAACAAAGTAAATAATTTAAATACTATTTTGGATGATGGGGTGACCAATATATATTCCAGGGATGAGAGCATCTTTGTGGACAAGAATCTTATTAAGATCAACTAAATTTAGACTCACTTCGTCTGGAATCAACTTGCTCTCCGTGGCTGCATTCATTCCCTCAGATtctagaattaaaataaattattaaaaaaagaatagtATCCCCAAAAATCCAAGAATTAAATTAGAAATGGTGTAAAAAAGAGAAACATAGAAACAGCACAATTTTTTACTGATACTGGTTTTTCCACTCGACTTCTCTGTAACAATGGTAGTTGAAATAATTGAAGATTGTTTTTTAGGTTTTAAACTTTCCAAAATATATCATTTGTTTGTAAAGACTGTAAATTTATGTCTCTCTGAAACTAAAAATTTACAAGGAAAGTACACTTTGCTAAAATTGATTTGATTTAGATTGGTTCCTTACTTGTTGAGGAAGATACAGTGTCTTTCTTAAGACTCTTCTGATCTGAGTCCATTGTTGACATGAAGGCATTGTAGGTAGCCAGGAATTGAATACGTTCTGCATTCATCTCATCAAGCTTCTTGATAACTGGATCCCAGTCATCTTCTGTCTCAATTTCCTACAaagatttaaaacaattatttattgggTTTCTTTCTTTTAACTCGTTCATGTCACCATTACAATCAAAACCCTTTGAACTAAGATCAATTCTACAGATACTTTACTCATACCGTGTCAACCAATGGGTACGCTGAAGAACCAGTAACAGCATTGCACAATAAACTGCCAAAACAGTATCGTAAATCAATACTTATATAAATGATGAACTTTAACAAGCattttaaaccataaaaagAATGCGCTGAATATTTACTCCATTCAAGATGTATTTGAATTTTATATTCAGTGGAGGTGAAACGACTTACAAGTTGTTCAATCCATTTGTTCATCCGTGATACATCAATATGGTGTGGGCCTGTAAAATAAAGCATTGCGGTGTTATTAAAAACATCTCTATGAATTCTGATTGTGTGTAGGCCTAATGGTCTTACTTAAAAAAGTTTAACagaaaatacatgtataaaccAGTTGACCCGTTTTGctgaaattgtttttacttcAGAAATCTGTTACACAATTCATTAAAAAGTTAGGATCAAAAGATAGGAAAAGAGTTTTCACAGcaaaattgaatttaaaatgaaagagtaaaaacattatt comes from Asterias amurensis chromosome 3, ASM3211899v1 and encodes:
- the LOC139935180 gene encoding uncharacterized protein — encoded protein: MGSHHSKKTGVLDRLTGMPVDMPQNPGKKLKKRSKFRFWAKKRVITISSTNLEIDGNVAIVDIQSEKVITISSTNLDNDGSVAIVDIQSEKVITISSTNLEIDGSVAIVDIQSEKVITISSTNLEIDGSVAIVDIHSELSNKDLESDNGNNKEEEIQGLDDEDLNTESISTEVMEKPSCDDEEDTIELLSKELVASVLVQAVKDLTKQKEQILALQTNELVASVLAEALKDIQSELSNKDLESDNGNNKKEEILGLDDEDLNTESISTDVTEKPSCDDEAETVKLLSKELVASVLVQAVKDLESITDDSKNQEDQILEPQTNGLVASVLAEATEDLKSITDDCKNHEEEILVLQTNGLVASVSAEATEDLKSITDDCKNQEEQILELQTNGLVASVLVEATEDLESITEDCKNQEDQILELQTNGLVASVLVEATEDLESITDDCKNQEDQILELQTNGLVASVLVEATQDLKSFADGCKNQEEQILELQTNGLVASVLSEATEDLESITDDCKNQEDQILELQTNGLVVSVLAEATEDLESITDDCKNQEEKINIQGTEAKDCATSILIEDMIGPAELGGEDFKSDDVKAEEEEGADAKETCVSILVEKENKKIPEPPTFPCPHHIDVSRMNKWIEQLEIETEDDWDPVIKKLDEMNAERIQFLATYNAFMSTMDSDQKSLKKDTVSSSTKSEGMNAATESKLIPDESIAKMDVEDQDQDKNNDVDDIIKILDQNNSEHLVTMAANKSLKSMISFMDDDTDDDTDDDTDDDTDDDTDNTDNDTDDEESDCSSITSEQMDAPSITMATLSAQSSNLTYISEITDSVNQTQELAPKIDVQSSDLVKNSKSPEVVSANKTLTITKDLALSQSNDFTMQSTNMVSEIADLLTNINELVTKSQQVAGKLSSFLVNNASDNGAMKSTFAESLEHVKDTPIIKTALSTPEMTTQNDKMIIQMRREATKGRVRSLYSAPDDQSGRDCQDHPHERMESMGDGEHGPCNKLQDGVTKEIISDDGSTDDIALLVESRLQPAVRSKLIKQVPFDKESQDYPPSKMESMGDGEHGPCNKLQDGASKQIILDDGSTDDIALLVESRLQPAGRSKIILDDGSTNDIALLVESRLQPAGRSKLIKHQVPFDKENQEYPPRKMEFMGDGEHGPCNKLKEGVTEKIISDAGSTDDTGFLNESRHQPAGRSKLIEQVPFDKESQDYPPRKMESMGDGEHGPCNKLQGGVTEKIISNDGSTDDIALLVESRLQPAGRSKLIEQVPFDREIQDYPPSKMESMGDGEHGPCNKLQGGVTEKIISNDGSTDDIGLLEESRLQPAGRSKLIKQLPFNKESHDCPCSKLESMGDGEHGPCNKLQDGAKKRKDSDSEVKYDIGVLVRKFSNLEARINQLLDKVPFDKFCRDHPRDNMESTGDGENGSCDILQDGASKTKDSYDESTDNTSFPIRTLGYQLARSSQETSQQRPASHQTGTNTAPEFMDCLSVLFGLCILYFFLSLEATML